The following nucleotide sequence is from Novipirellula artificiosorum.
GATGACCCTGAGTCGATTCATGAGGCTCTGGAGGTGATCCACGGCTTTATCATGATTGGCGGCGCGGACTTGGATCCGCGGAATGATGGTTTCATGTTACACCCTTCGGTACGTCCGCTCGATCCGGTTCGCGAGACAAGCGACCGACTGCTGGTCGCGGACATCGCCGAACGGAGAATGCCGGTGCTCGGAATTGGTACGGGCATGCAGTTGTTGAATGTGCATCAAGGCGGGAACTTGTTCTTACACATCAAAGAAGACCTCCCCAATGCGGTCCCCCACCACGACCCGCAAGACCCGAATCACCGACACACGCTAAACGTCGAAGGCGATTCACTGATCGGCCGCGTCTATGGCGACGGCGAAATCCGCGTCAGCAGCCGACACCACATGGCGATTGACGAAGTCGCCCCCGGATTCCGCGTCACAGCAAAATGCCCCGATGGGGTGATCGAAGCCATTGAAAGTGAAATGATGGATTGGTTTGCACTTGGAACCCAATTCCATCCCGAATGTGGCGCCGCCTCGGCGCTGGACGTTCGCATTTTCGAAGAATTCATCGATGGCGTTCGCGAACGAATGAACCAAGAGGACTTGCGACTGGTTGCCTAAGCGACCGGCTGCCTTAGAGGATCCGAGATCGATCCTCCCCACAATGGAGTTCGAGCCAAGAACCTGTTCTTCGCTCAGTGATCGTACACAAGGATGTGTCAGATAGGAGAATCGGAAACCCATTGGATTGCCAAACGACGTCAAATTCGAAAACTTCAAAGCTTCGCGGATGGATTCGCGATCGATGAGACAAGATGTCAGGTTCTTGAAGCAGAAGTTGTCGTCGCAACAATCGCCTCCCAGGATGGAAGGTGAGTCAGGCAGGGAAGCGTCGATGCCTAGCGGGAAGAACGATTTCACTAGATGATTGAGTCATGGCTGACTTTGAGGCCGGGCGTGCACCGAGTTGAGGCACGCCCGGCTTCTTTTTTGCCTGTCCCCCCCAAAAAGATGTCGCGCAGTCAAGAAAACCATAAGCGTTTACGGACTTCACCCTTTTTCCCTCCGGGTTGCCTGACGAATCGAAAAGTCTAGCGCGTTCTGGGCCCTCCCCCCTCGCTGCGCGAGGTCGTGCAGTTTTTAAGTTGTGACTGCTGAAGTGTTTAGGTATCCATCCACCCCTGCCCGCGCAGCGGGAGGGGTCGAGCGCAGCGAGGGGGAGGGCCGGTATAGAAACAGTGCTGGAATTTCATGTTGTAATCGCAGCCCGTTTTCCCTCTCCCTCGCTTAGGCTCGACCTCTCCCAGAGGGAGAGGTAAATCTTGTAAGTCTTTTTCAATCAACAACTTAAAAACTGCACGACCTCCGCGGGCAGGGGTGGTTGGATACCGAAACACTGTGTTAGTCACAACTTAAAAACCTGACGACCTCCGAGCGGGAGGGGTGGGCTTACCCCTCCCTCTGGGCTCGTTGTACCACATAACTCCTGCGTTTTGCATGCATTGACGGGTTGGTTTTGTGTGCAACTCCACTGGACTTTTTGCTGGACGCCGCGAATTATCCTCAATTGAGGATCCGCGTTNNNNNNNNNNNNNNNNNNNNNNNNNNNNNNNNNNNNNNNNNNNNNNNNNNNNNNNNNNNNNNNNNNNNNNNNNNNNNNNNNN
It contains:
- a CDS encoding gamma-glutamyl-gamma-aminobutyrate hydrolase family protein, whose product is MTCKPLIGLNADYRAAARNMPAYSYIAAGYFQSVIAAGGIPVVLPPMDDPESIHEALEVIHGFIMIGGADLDPRNDGFMLHPSVRPLDPVRETSDRLLVADIAERRMPVLGIGTGMQLLNVHQGGNLFLHIKEDLPNAVPHHDPQDPNHRHTLNVEGDSLIGRVYGDGEIRVSSRHHMAIDEVAPGFRVTAKCPDGVIEAIESEMMDWFALGTQFHPECGAASALDVRIFEEFIDGVRERMNQEDLRLVA